From Gammaproteobacteria bacterium:
CGTTGCACGATGTGCGCGACAGCATTAACGCGTGCGTGTCTCTTCGGGCACATCCGCATTGTTGAAGCGACGACGGCGCCATTAAATGTTTGCCAACCTATTGGAGGAAAAGACCATGGACCGGTTACAGTTCTGACGCTATTTGCTCGCCATCGTAATTTCGCGTGGGCAAATACGGCCCACGCGAACCGAAAGAGTTGTTGGCCGATTTGCCACCGATCAAAAACGGCGATGCAGCGGCGGTGCGGGTGCTGCGCTAATTTTTCGATTGCGCCATGTCAACACCACTGGGGATAAACCCCTAACCCGCCCGGCCTTACCCTCATTGAAACTAGAGTAAGTCTCCTCTAGCCTGTCGTGCTTATTTGTAGCGGGCACGTCGTGAGCGGTATCGACTGGAACAGCATTGCACGCGAAGCAAGGACGCGCTTCGGAATTACTAGATTCCGCTTGGGCCAACGCGCGCTGATCGAAGCGGTACTAACCGGCCGCGACGCGCTTGGCATCATGCCGACCGGGGGCGGCAAATCGCTCGCCTATCAATTACCCGCCCTCTTCCTGCCGAAGACCACCGTTGTCGTCTCGCCGTTGATCGCGCTGATGCAGGACCAGCAAGCGAAGGCGATCGACGCCAACCTCGCCGCGGTAAAAATCGACTCTACACTAACCGATCGCGAACAACGGGCGGCCGCGGCTGAAATCGCCGATGGCGACGTTCGTATCGTCTACGTGACACCCGAGCGCCTGGAAGATCCCGATTACGTGACGCTATTACGCAACCGCGGCGTCTCGCGGCTGGTGATCGACGAAGCGCATTGCATCTCGCAGTCGGGCCACGACTTTCGTCCGGCGTATCTCGCCCTACGCGATGTGGTGCGCCGGCTCGGCCGGCCGCCGGTGTTGGCGTTGACCGCGACCGCACCGGAGCCTGTCACGCGCGATATCCTGCAACAGCTCGATATCGCCGGCGCACAAATCGTCAACACCGGCGCCGACCGCGAAAATCTAATTCTCGATGTACGCCGCACACCGACCGACGCCGCCAAGCGCGGCGCGCTGCTGCGTATTTTGCAAACGATGACCGGTCCGACCATCGTCTATGCCGCCACCGTGCGCGTCGTCGACCAGTTATGGAGTTGGCTGCGCGACCGCGGTTATTCGACGACGCGTTACCACGGTGAACTGAAGCCGCGCGAACGCGAGCAAGCGCAGACCGGTTTCATGGAAAATCGTTTTCGTATCGTCGTGGCAACGAAAGCCTTCGGCCTCGGCATCGATAAACCGGATATTCGGCTGGTCGTGCACTATCACTTTCCCGATTCACCGGAGACGTATTACCAAGAGGCCGGTCGCGCCGGTCGCGATGATCGACCGGCGCGGGCGATCCTGCTTTATCAACTCGAAGACCGCCGCATTCAATCGTACTTTTTGGGCGGCAAGTATCCGCGCCATGAAGATTCGCAGAAGGTCTACGAAGCGCTGCTGGCGGGCGACGATAACAAAACCATGACACCGCGCGAGCTGGTACGGCTGACGGGCTTGAGCGAACGACGTATTAAGGTGATCGTTGCCCAGCTCGAATTGATCGGTAT
This genomic window contains:
- a CDS encoding RecQ family ATP-dependent DNA helicase; the encoded protein is MSGIDWNSIAREARTRFGITRFRLGQRALIEAVLTGRDALGIMPTGGGKSLAYQLPALFLPKTTVVVSPLIALMQDQQAKAIDANLAAVKIDSTLTDREQRAAAAEIADGDVRIVYVTPERLEDPDYVTLLRNRGVSRLVIDEAHCISQSGHDFRPAYLALRDVVRRLGRPPVLALTATAPEPVTRDILQQLDIAGAQIVNTGADRENLILDVRRTPTDAAKRGALLRILQTMTGPTIVYAATVRVVDQLWSWLRDRGYSTTRYHGELKPREREQAQTGFMENRFRIVVATKAFGLGIDKPDIRLVVHYHFPDSPETYYQEAGRAGRDDRPARAILLYQLEDRRIQSYFLGGKYPRHEDSQKVYEALLAGDDNKTMTPRELVRLTGLSERRIKVIVAQLELIGILQRRGRRLQQQRAFANPRELDQFLHEYERRAAAERERLDAIMHYAQSALCRMRYLRNYLGDHTEIDCNRCDNCRQRASPPRRVMRAPKRITAKPVDPARPNKGQRVWHARFGEGEILDNGGEHFTVNFPRVGVKRILASYLKPNP